A stretch of the Bacillus sp. B-jedd genome encodes the following:
- a CDS encoding DinB family protein, which translates to MYKRPNVGEYAPYYEPYIDLVPDGDIVELLERQAEETKILLKGLSESQALFKYGEMKWSVKEVLGHMADTERIMAYRLLVIARGDAVQLPGFNENDYVREAGFDKLELVDLLANFVAVRLGTIQLLKSLRSDAWLREGIANDQKVTVRGIAAIIAGHELHHRKILMERYLGSNGFPTE; encoded by the coding sequence ATGTATAAACGGCCGAATGTGGGAGAGTATGCTCCTTATTATGAACCCTATATTGACCTAGTTCCCGATGGCGACATTGTTGAATTGTTGGAGAGGCAGGCAGAGGAAACGAAGATTCTTCTGAAAGGACTGTCAGAATCACAAGCTTTATTCAAGTATGGCGAGATGAAATGGAGCGTTAAAGAGGTGCTCGGCCATATGGCTGATACAGAACGCATTATGGCCTACCGCCTCTTGGTGATTGCGCGCGGGGACGCTGTGCAGCTGCCCGGTTTTAATGAAAATGATTATGTCCGGGAAGCGGGATTCGATAAGCTTGAACTTGTGGACCTGCTCGCAAACTTCGTAGCCGTCCGGCTCGGAACAATTCAGCTTTTAAAATCGCTGAGATCGGATGCCTGGCTGCGTGAAGGCATCGCAAATGATCAAAAGGTTACGGTACGGGGAATTGCTGCGATTATCGCCGGCCATGAGCTGCATCACCGGAAAATCCTCATGGAAAGATACCTCGGTTCGAATGGTTTTCCAACCGAATAA
- a CDS encoding cytochrome P450: protein MNGEVPKDKSLDNSLALMQEGYEFIRNRCRKYGADLFEARLLGQKVVCMTGEEAAKVFYDNEKFQRKGAAPKRIQITLFGVDAIQSKDGAVHQSRKMMFMSLLSPEGVGQLKNLAERHFQAAVPRWQQMDKVVLFDEAEVILCKIACEWAGVPLKEEEAKERAEDFSAMVDAFGAVGPRHWKGRWARNRAEEWITGVIEQVRSGELEARVGSALHSWAVYHDPDGQPLDAKMAAIELINVLRPIVAIATFLTFSALAVHEKPETLKKLRTEGDDYKEWFAEEVRRYYPFGPFIGARAKRAFTWQNYNFEEGQLVLLDMYGTNHDYRLWEFPEQFHPERFRDWDGNLFKFIPQGGGDPTKGHRCPGEGVTVEIIKTTIDLLANKITYSVPAEQDLTYSLTRMPTRPESGFVITNVQEAGGAHEH, encoded by the coding sequence TTGAACGGTGAAGTGCCAAAGGACAAGAGCCTAGACAATAGTCTAGCCCTAATGCAGGAGGGGTACGAATTTATCCGCAACCGCTGCAGGAAATATGGGGCCGATCTATTTGAAGCGCGGCTGCTCGGCCAGAAGGTCGTCTGCATGACAGGTGAAGAAGCTGCGAAGGTTTTTTATGATAATGAAAAATTCCAGAGAAAAGGAGCGGCACCTAAACGGATCCAGATAACGCTCTTTGGCGTCGATGCAATCCAGTCTAAGGACGGTGCCGTACATCAGAGTAGAAAAATGATGTTCATGTCGCTTCTATCTCCAGAAGGGGTTGGCCAGCTGAAAAATTTGGCCGAAAGGCATTTCCAGGCGGCTGTTCCCCGGTGGCAGCAGATGGATAAAGTAGTCCTGTTTGATGAAGCAGAAGTGATTCTTTGCAAAATCGCCTGCGAATGGGCCGGCGTCCCATTGAAGGAAGAGGAAGCGAAGGAGCGGGCAGAAGATTTCAGCGCGATGGTCGATGCGTTTGGCGCTGTCGGGCCAAGGCACTGGAAAGGCAGATGGGCTAGGAACCGCGCCGAAGAATGGATTACCGGAGTGATTGAACAAGTGCGTTCGGGTGAATTGGAGGCGCGGGTGGGGTCGGCACTCCATTCGTGGGCTGTGTATCACGATCCGGACGGACAGCCGCTCGATGCGAAAATGGCGGCAATCGAACTGATCAATGTCTTAAGGCCAATTGTTGCGATTGCAACCTTTCTTACCTTCAGCGCGCTCGCAGTGCACGAGAAACCGGAAACATTGAAAAAACTCAGGACAGAAGGGGACGATTACAAGGAATGGTTCGCGGAGGAAGTGCGCCGCTATTATCCATTCGGTCCATTCATCGGTGCCAGGGCCAAGCGCGCCTTCACCTGGCAAAACTACAATTTTGAAGAAGGCCAGCTCGTCCTGCTCGACATGTACGGCACAAACCATGACTACAGACTGTGGGAATTCCCTGAACAATTCCATCCGGAACGCTTCCGCGACTGGGACGGCAACCTGTTCAAATTCATTCCCCAAGGCGGCGGCGACCCTACAAAAGGCCACCGCTGCCCTGGCGAAGGCGTCACTGTCGAAATCATTAAAACAACCATCGACCTGCTCGCCAACAAAATCACCTACAGCGTTCCGGCCGAACAAGACCTAACCTACAGCCTCACCCGCATGCCCACCCGGCCGGAGAGTGGCTTCGTTATCACCAACGTGCAAGAAGCAGGCGGGGCACATGAACACTAA
- a CDS encoding YwaF family protein, with the protein MHWFGGSNENYKFTMFATSHLIVLALLVAAAVTMFFLRKSLKEGRQRKLEIGMAVTLIVMESLYHIWMYANGFWRAYDSLPAGLCSISLILAVVLLLTRKKVVYDILLYTGLLGASQALATPYLFYDFPHFRFIHFFYTHMMMVLVPLYFTWVKGYRPTIKSVLRLIIFLNLLMPFVMLINKLTGGNYMYLSHKPETASLLDVLGPYPWYILSLEGLLVSLSLLLWLLFRQKGRTGISAEAEDGSSASLPELSKHENLSSSSNPGAMDSKESYRVKT; encoded by the coding sequence ATGCATTGGTTCGGCGGAAGTAATGAAAACTATAAATTCACTATGTTTGCCACTTCGCATCTTATTGTACTGGCGCTTCTTGTGGCGGCGGCTGTCACTATGTTCTTTCTGCGGAAGAGTCTGAAGGAGGGCCGGCAGCGGAAACTAGAAATAGGCATGGCGGTTACCCTGATTGTGATGGAATCGCTCTATCATATTTGGATGTATGCCAATGGCTTCTGGCGGGCGTATGATTCCTTGCCAGCTGGATTATGCAGTATCAGCCTCATCCTGGCTGTCGTTCTTCTTTTGACAAGAAAAAAAGTAGTTTATGATATCCTGTTATACACGGGCCTGCTCGGAGCGTCACAGGCACTGGCGACGCCCTACCTATTTTACGATTTTCCGCATTTCCGATTTATCCATTTCTTCTATACCCATATGATGATGGTGCTTGTCCCGCTTTATTTTACGTGGGTCAAAGGCTACCGGCCGACAATCAAATCCGTCCTCAGGCTCATCATCTTTCTGAATCTGCTCATGCCTTTCGTCATGCTGATCAACAAATTAACCGGCGGAAATTACATGTACCTCAGCCACAAACCCGAAACCGCCAGCCTTCTCGACGTACTAGGCCCATACCCTTGGTACATCTTATCGCTTGAAGGCCTTCTTGTGTCCCTCAGCCTGCTCCTATGGCTCCTCTTCCGTCAAAAGGGTAGAACGGGCATTTCCGCCGAGGCAGAGGACGGTTCCAGTGCCTCATTGCCCGAATTGAGCAAACATGAGAACTTATCCAGTTCATCAAACCCGGGAGCAATGGACAGCAAAGAATCGTACAGAGTCAAAACTTGA
- a CDS encoding cytochrome-c peroxidase: protein MIRYLTGLLFLIFILLNMSGCSKEAVKTTEVPLPNPAKAVSQTETGEQTLEVTDELKFVLQTHQMLTPLGDIPVPDGNPMNPEVLKLGQALYFDPRLSGDNTRSCATCHDAGLGYGDGKATFEKVDGTEGARNSPTVINSGYYKTNFWDGRASSLEEQALGPIENPNEMNQDLDALIAELKAVEKYNEMFRNAFGSGITKDNIAKAIAAFERQIVVKDTAYDQFLQGDNNALNDQEVRGLALFTGKAMCVTCHNGPNLSDNNYYNIGIESDDEGRFAVTKEPGDLGRIRTPGLYGITHTAPYMRDGSLKTLEEVIDYYNRGGDDHPNKSFFMKQFMPLGLIDSEKADLLAFLKALGGEPPVFEKPELP, encoded by the coding sequence ATGATAAGATACTTGACGGGACTGCTGTTTTTGATTTTTATTTTGCTAAATATGAGTGGATGCTCAAAGGAAGCGGTAAAGACAACTGAAGTGCCGTTGCCCAATCCCGCGAAAGCAGTTTCACAAACCGAAACAGGAGAGCAGACGCTGGAAGTTACAGACGAATTGAAGTTCGTCCTGCAAACGCATCAAATGCTAACACCACTCGGGGACATCCCTGTACCGGACGGCAACCCAATGAACCCGGAAGTATTAAAGCTGGGCCAGGCGCTTTATTTCGACCCGCGTTTGTCAGGCGATAACACGAGAAGCTGCGCTACATGCCATGACGCTGGGCTCGGGTATGGGGACGGGAAGGCTACTTTTGAAAAAGTGGATGGAACAGAAGGGGCACGAAACTCCCCAACCGTAATAAACTCCGGCTATTATAAAACGAATTTTTGGGATGGACGTGCTTCATCGCTCGAGGAACAGGCTCTGGGGCCAATCGAAAATCCGAATGAAATGAACCAGGACCTTGATGCCTTGATTGCTGAACTCAAAGCGGTCGAAAAATATAATGAGATGTTCCGGAATGCGTTTGGCTCCGGAATTACCAAAGACAATATCGCAAAAGCAATCGCGGCTTTCGAAAGGCAGATTGTCGTCAAGGATACAGCCTATGACCAATTCCTTCAGGGAGATAATAACGCCCTCAATGATCAGGAAGTCCGCGGCCTCGCCCTATTCACCGGGAAGGCAATGTGTGTGACATGCCACAACGGCCCTAATCTGTCGGACAACAACTATTATAATATCGGTATTGAATCAGACGATGAGGGCAGATTCGCGGTGACGAAGGAGCCGGGCGACCTCGGAAGAATCCGGACTCCAGGACTATATGGCATCACCCATACGGCTCCTTACATGAGGGACGGCAGCCTCAAAACGCTTGAAGAAGTCATAGACTATTACAATCGGGGTGGCGATGACCATCCTAATAAAAGTTTTTTCATGAAACAATTCATGCCGCTTGGTCTCATCGACTCCGAGAAGGCCGATTTGCTGGCGTTCCTGAAAGCCCTTGGCGGGGAGCCGCCTGTTTTCGAGAAGCCGGAACTTCCTTAA